A single region of the Sulfurimonas sp. genome encodes:
- the rd gene encoding rubredoxin: protein MSKKYICELCDWIYDPEVGDPDGGIEPGTPFEKIPDDWTCPECGATKDDFIEYKEDT, encoded by the coding sequence ATGTCTAAGAAATATATATGTGAATTATGTGATTGGATATACGATCCTGAAGTAGGTGATCCTGATGGTGGTATAGAACCTGGGACTCCATTTGAAAAGATTCCTGATGATTGGACTTGCCCTGAGTGTGGAGCAACAAAAGATGACTTTATAGAGTACAAAGAGGATACTTAA
- a CDS encoding GGDEF domain-containing protein, with translation MNIVSSVSSAIERFHDVKSTMNLQKLVDDVSFGLDIFEFRYLEADGIIRNSMFKEEIGTVLTSKSFIETLQGERRISSFFFEVRDYVDVMSIYYPIYSNNKLIGIIDLAVDMSEYDLTKSLINNAAILHRQTDILNLLKAINGSITNSITILNKTDINDFLHAYIDTAKDIKQISIVNNEDKIFISSSKYLIGKKLTDEDSPKPGMNMIDGELTYLTVVNSHLFDDNYLTKLMLLTDATNYAHHEKQLLTTALITSIIALLFALFTSRLIYYTAIEQSRKERERLEELVSIRTKEIELLSKTDELTGLWNRRYLEESLDTEFKRAKRYNHDISIMMIDLDHFKHINDTYGHMAGDEVLRQMSSRIKGCQRETDFVARYGGEEIVVILPETDIKTATEIADTILKSIAKEPVLFESFTIEVTTSIGISNMSPEHLNYSMIFAEADEALYSAKANGRNRVEVYNKKI, from the coding sequence TTGAATATTGTTAGTTCTGTCTCTTCAGCAATAGAGCGTTTTCATGATGTTAAATCTACTATGAACCTTCAAAAACTAGTTGATGATGTATCCTTTGGACTAGATATCTTTGAGTTTAGATATTTGGAAGCAGATGGTATTATAAGAAACTCTATGTTTAAAGAGGAGATAGGTACAGTATTAACTAGTAAAAGTTTTATAGAAACACTACAAGGTGAACGCAGAATTAGTAGTTTCTTTTTTGAAGTTAGAGACTATGTTGATGTAATGTCAATTTACTATCCTATATATAGTAATAATAAACTTATAGGTATTATTGATCTTGCTGTAGATATGTCTGAATACGACTTAACTAAAAGCTTAATCAACAATGCCGCTATACTACATAGACAAACAGATATATTAAATCTGTTAAAAGCAATCAACGGTTCTATTACAAACTCTATTACAATACTAAATAAAACAGATATAAATGACTTTTTACACGCATATATTGATACAGCAAAAGATATAAAACAAATCTCAATTGTTAATAATGAAGACAAAATATTTATTAGTAGTAGTAAGTATTTAATCGGAAAAAAATTAACTGATGAAGATTCTCCAAAACCAGGTATGAACATGATAGATGGAGAGTTAACATACCTTACTGTCGTTAATTCTCACCTATTTGACGATAATTATTTAACGAAACTTATGCTTTTAACAGATGCCACAAATTACGCTCACCATGAGAAACAATTGCTTACAACAGCTTTAATTACAAGTATAATCGCTCTTTTATTTGCACTTTTTACTTCTAGATTAATTTACTACACTGCAATTGAGCAGTCTCGCAAAGAAAGAGAGCGTCTTGAAGAGTTGGTAAGTATTCGTACAAAAGAGATAGAACTACTAAGTAAAACAGATGAATTAACTGGTTTATGGAATAGACGATATTTAGAAGAGAGTCTTGATACAGAATTTAAACGTGCAAAACGCTATAACCACGATATCTCAATAATGATGATTGACCTGGATCATTTTAAACATATAAATGATACATATGGTCATATGGCCGGTGATGAAGTACTCAGACAAATGAGTTCTAGAATTAAAGGGTGTCAACGTGAAACAGATTTTGTCGCTCGTTATGGTGGTGAAGAGATTGTTGTGATACTGCCTGAAACTGATATAAAAACAGCTACTGAAATAGCAGATACAATATTAAAATCAATTGCTAAAGAACCTGTGTTATTTGAGTCTTTTACTATTGAAGTTACAACTAGTATTGGTATTAGTAATATGAGTCCAGAACATCTTAATTATTCAATGATTTTTGCTGAGGCTGACGAAGCACTGTATAGTGCCAAGGCCAATGGACGCAATAGAGTTGAAGTTTACAATAAGAAGATTTAG
- a CDS encoding cytochrome c family protein has product MVKSLRGLNILFKVLTFISLFLVTVLVAGDNQRVLDELASPTLTIPLKNALGEEEYSTAIKSGKYRYVGNTKCRLCHRKFFLGRKNDPHDFAMKSLESTGHEDNSRCLTCHSTGHGIETGFVNMQQTPRLANVQCEGCHGPGNIHITLAKDALRNKNKVFVGGGFLAGQDSPDKLKKMCSSCHTKRWDKSYHDLDKAYNRYKKANPNKR; this is encoded by the coding sequence ATGGTTAAAAGCTTACGTGGTCTAAATATTTTATTTAAAGTATTGACTTTTATATCACTGTTTTTAGTAACAGTTTTAGTAGCTGGTGATAACCAACGTGTTCTTGATGAGCTTGCATCGCCAACTCTTACAATTCCGCTTAAAAATGCTCTAGGAGAAGAAGAATATAGCACGGCTATTAAATCAGGAAAATATCGTTATGTTGGAAATACAAAATGTCGTTTATGTCACAGAAAGTTTTTTCTAGGCCGTAAAAATGATCCACATGACTTTGCAATGAAAAGCTTGGAATCAACAGGTCATGAGGACAACTCACGTTGTTTGACTTGCCACTCTACTGGGCATGGTATTGAAACGGGTTTTGTAAATATGCAACAAACACCTCGTCTGGCTAATGTACAGTGTGAGGGGTGCCATGGTCCTGGTAATATTCACATTACACTAGCAAAAGATGCTCTTAGAAATAAGAATAAAGTATTTGTCGGTGGTGGATTTCTCGCTGGACAAGACAGTCCAGATAAACTAAAAAAAATGTGCTCAAGCTGCCATACAAAGAGATGGGATAAGTCTTATCATGACTTAGACAAAGCATATAACCGTTACAAGAAAGCCAATCCAAATAAAAGGTAA
- the rplM gene encoding 50S ribosomal protein L13 has translation MKFTKIATEEQIDRKWILIDAEGKTFGRMITEVATALRGKNKACFTPNIDCGDYVVIINASKAKFNGLGKINNKEYFSHSGYFGSTKSVKMTELLEKNPEKLYKLATRGMLPKTKLGAKMLKKLKVYAGAEHPHTAQIAK, from the coding sequence ATGAAATTTACTAAAATTGCAACTGAAGAACAAATCGATAGAAAATGGATTCTAATCGATGCAGAAGGTAAAACTTTTGGTCGTATGATTACTGAAGTAGCTACTGCTCTTCGTGGTAAAAATAAGGCATGTTTTACTCCAAATATTGACTGTGGTGACTACGTAGTTATCATCAACGCTTCTAAGGCTAAATTTAACGGTCTTGGTAAAATCAACAATAAAGAGTATTTTTCACACTCAGGTTACTTCGGTTCAACTAAAAGTGTTAAAATGACTGAGCTTTTAGAGAAAAACCCAGAGAAACTATACAAATTAGCTACTCGCGGTATGCTTCCTAAAACTAAGCTTGGTGCTAAAATGCTTAAAAAATTAAAAGTATATGCAGGTGCTGAACACCCTCACACTGCACAAATAGCTAAGTAA
- the rpsI gene encoding 30S ribosomal protein S9 codes for MANKTYATGRRKASIAKVWLTPGSGNITINGLSIDAWLGGLEAKKLRVKQPLVLTKQDTSVDIVATTLGGGFGGQADALRHGISRALVKFNPELKAILKPEGMMTRDSRVVERKKPGKRKARRSRQFSKR; via the coding sequence ATGGCAAATAAAACATATGCAACAGGACGTCGTAAAGCGTCAATCGCAAAAGTATGGTTAACTCCAGGATCTGGTAACATCACTATCAACGGTCTTTCAATTGACGCTTGGTTAGGTGGACTAGAAGCTAAAAAACTTCGTGTTAAACAACCACTTGTTTTAACTAAACAAGATACTTCAGTTGATATCGTAGCTACTACTTTAGGTGGTGGTTTTGGTGGTCAAGCTGATGCACTACGTCACGGTATTTCTCGTGCACTAGTTAAATTCAATCCAGAATTAAAAGCTATCCTTAAACCTGAAGGTATGATGACTCGTGATTCACGTGTTGTTGAGCGTAAGAAACCAGGTAAGCGTAAAGCTCGTCGTTCTCGCCAATTCAGTAAACGTTAA
- a CDS encoding DUF945 family protein, whose product MKKLLVIVLIIIATIAALPFLGNQIIESELKSNIEFLTSNGIEVNDKGSKSSYFKTSKHYELTIKNADKFSKYLAKFSDSQIPPYVTEMLEGTKLATDLKYCNMPINSEVNIEVYPLALSTSLMDEMKKNNAKFASYVKNFLQKGGLKYNINLDVRTKEFEGYIYDIDETYTTSEGLELKTALKGVTFSGKGNVFMPESIDMNMDMLSIDLNDKIENVKIVLKNISTKSTFESRTNYMSDLKFKNIVVKTTGGVKGNFDLSLDDLIVNSASNSKGQKIEILLKTKVGSLDISSTQNKVVLNKLAYDMAIKDIDKDAFEKLLDSFNKARGNNSVEIQLEIKKDMEKLVERGVTIELPEFSLKSVSYDNVKDLKGFNSNINFVLPPNVLTPKLINPIQALDKIKLDIFLKISKELFTNISSSTPMVAITKGYAKDSGEDLVYDLKLENGSLTVNGEVIR is encoded by the coding sequence ATGAAAAAATTACTCGTTATTGTTTTAATAATTATTGCTACTATAGCTGCATTACCATTTTTAGGAAACCAGATTATTGAATCTGAACTAAAAAGCAATATTGAATTTTTAACTTCAAATGGAATAGAAGTAAATGACAAAGGTAGTAAATCATCATATTTTAAAACTTCAAAACATTATGAACTTACAATAAAAAATGCAGACAAGTTTTCAAAATATTTAGCAAAATTTTCAGATTCTCAAATCCCTCCGTATGTGACAGAGATGCTGGAAGGAACTAAGCTAGCAACAGATTTAAAGTATTGCAACATGCCTATAAACAGTGAAGTTAATATTGAAGTTTATCCTCTTGCACTCTCAACTAGCCTGATGGATGAGATGAAAAAAAACAATGCAAAATTTGCTTCATATGTAAAAAACTTCTTACAAAAAGGCGGACTTAAATACAATATAAATTTAGATGTAAGAACAAAAGAGTTTGAGGGATATATCTATGATATTGATGAGACATATACAACGAGTGAAGGTCTGGAATTAAAAACTGCTCTTAAAGGTGTGACGTTCTCTGGAAAAGGAAATGTCTTCATGCCTGAATCTATCGATATGAATATGGATATGTTATCGATAGACTTGAATGACAAGATTGAAAATGTAAAGATTGTACTTAAAAACATATCTACTAAATCAACATTTGAGTCTCGTACAAATTATATGAGTGATTTAAAATTTAAGAATATAGTTGTTAAAACTACAGGCGGGGTCAAAGGCAATTTTGATCTATCTTTAGACGATTTGATTGTAAACTCTGCTTCAAATTCTAAAGGGCAAAAGATAGAGATATTACTCAAAACAAAGGTTGGAAGTTTAGACATTAGCTCTACGCAAAACAAAGTTGTGTTAAATAAACTTGCTTACGATATGGCAATTAAAGATATTGACAAAGATGCCTTTGAAAAACTTTTAGACTCTTTCAATAAAGCAAGAGGTAATAACTCTGTAGAGATACAACTAGAGATAAAAAAAGATATGGAAAAACTAGTTGAGAGAGGAGTAACTATTGAGTTACCGGAGTTTTCTCTAAAGAGTGTTTCATATGACAATGTAAAAGATTTAAAAGGTTTTAATTCAAATATAAATTTTGTTTTACCTCCAAATGTTTTGACACCTAAATTAATAAATCCTATACAGGCATTAGATAAGATCAAGCTTGATATTTTTCTAAAAATATCAAAAGAACTTTTTACAAATATAAGTAGTTCAACACCTATGGTTGCAATAACTAAAGGTTACGCAAAAGATTCAGGTGAAGATTTGGTATATGATCTTAAACTTGAGAATGGTTCATTAACTGTAAACGGGGAGGTTATTAGATAG
- a CDS encoding peptide-binding protein yields the protein MKTLVLTILLSTFAFASTLHLATSANPSRLNPILATDSSSSDIAGHIFNGLVKYDKDSRTIIGDLAKKFYFEDNKTLVFELREDVKWQDGAEFTSKDVLFTYQVLTSNKISSPYSAGFRFVKAVNTVGKYKIRVLYKQAYFKAVETWMMGIIPEHILKDEENLMNSKFNTNPIGTGPYKLHQLEHSKNIILRANDDYFEGRPKIDEISYHVIADPMTRFLMLKSGQLDVGGVEPMQFERQLTPEFFDMFDIYEKMSLSYTYLGLNLRRDKFKDQHVREALSLAIDRDEIVKILFFKHAEVCKGPFHPSSIAFNENVKKPKRDLQKAKELLREAGYDESNPFTFEITTSNSSPVRPYAAQILQHQLKKAGVVVNLRVMEWQAFLNMVVFPHKFDSVLLGWGLSPAPDPYMFWHSDNDVRGGFNLIGYHNKKMDKMIEESQSIVDKKILSKMWKDMFKIIVDDNPYLFLYIPNSITVINKKIKNVENSPSGIWHNYIKWEK from the coding sequence TTGAAAACATTAGTATTAACCATTTTACTTAGCACATTTGCATTTGCATCAACACTTCATCTTGCTACAAGTGCGAACCCTTCAAGACTAAATCCAATTTTAGCAACGGATTCCAGTTCGTCTGATATAGCCGGACACATATTTAACGGACTTGTTAAGTATGACAAAGACTCTCGTACGATAATAGGTGATCTTGCTAAGAAGTTTTATTTTGAAGATAACAAAACTTTGGTTTTTGAACTGCGGGAAGATGTAAAGTGGCAAGACGGTGCAGAGTTCACAAGCAAAGATGTTCTATTTACATATCAGGTACTTACATCAAACAAGATATCTTCACCATATAGTGCAGGCTTTAGATTTGTTAAGGCAGTTAATACTGTAGGAAAATATAAAATAAGAGTTTTATACAAGCAGGCTTATTTTAAAGCAGTTGAGACTTGGATGATGGGAATTATTCCAGAGCATATTCTAAAAGATGAAGAAAATCTTATGAATTCAAAGTTTAACACAAATCCGATCGGAACAGGTCCATATAAACTTCACCAGCTAGAGCACTCAAAAAATATAATTCTTAGGGCTAATGATGATTATTTTGAAGGGCGTCCAAAGATAGATGAGATCTCTTACCATGTTATAGCAGATCCAATGACGAGATTTTTAATGCTGAAATCCGGGCAGTTAGATGTTGGCGGAGTTGAGCCTATGCAGTTTGAACGTCAATTAACACCTGAGTTTTTTGATATGTTTGATATTTATGAGAAGATGTCACTATCATATACGTACCTTGGATTAAATCTTAGACGTGATAAGTTTAAAGACCAGCATGTTAGAGAAGCACTATCTTTGGCAATAGACAGAGATGAGATTGTAAAAATTTTATTTTTTAAGCATGCAGAAGTTTGTAAAGGGCCTTTTCATCCAAGCTCAATCGCATTTAATGAGAATGTGAAAAAACCAAAAAGAGATCTGCAAAAAGCTAAAGAACTATTGCGTGAAGCAGGATATGATGAGTCAAATCCATTTACGTTTGAAATAACTACCTCAAACTCATCTCCCGTAAGACCGTATGCAGCGCAAATATTGCAACACCAGTTAAAAAAAGCAGGTGTTGTCGTAAACCTGCGTGTTATGGAGTGGCAGGCATTTTTAAATATGGTTGTATTTCCTCATAAGTTTGATAGTGTACTTCTAGGATGGGGACTTTCACCTGCACCTGATCCTTATATGTTTTGGCATAGTGACAATGATGTGCGAGGTGGATTTAATCTGATAGGTTACCATAATAAAAAAATGGATAAGATGATAGAAGAATCACAAAGTATAGTCGATAAAAAGATATTGTCAAAAATGTGGAAAGATATGTTTAAAATAATAGTTGATGATAACCCTTATCTGTTCTTGTACATACCTAATTCAATAACTGTAATAAATAAAAAAATAAAAAATGTAGAAAATTCACCAAGTGGAATTTGGCATAACTACATTAAGTGGGAGAAATGA
- a CDS encoding HAD family hydrolase, which translates to MIILFDLDGTLIESTEAITSTFHHAFNVHGVNNPSDADIQALIGHPLDVMFARLGVDEDKVWDFVDTYKQRYRTISKIKTELLPEAQKAVELASTFATLGIVTTKTGLYSQELMEHFGIMHHFKVLIGREHVEFPKPDAEPIYKALEKLPKDDNIWMIGDTELDLISARNARVGAIGVLGGYGTKQSLEAYTNKIFKNAYEAVEYLKTK; encoded by the coding sequence TTGATAATACTTTTTGATCTAGACGGAACTTTAATAGAGTCGACCGAAGCTATTACTTCGACTTTTCATCATGCATTTAATGTTCACGGTGTAAATAACCCTAGTGATGCAGATATACAAGCTTTGATCGGACATCCATTGGATGTAATGTTTGCAAGACTTGGAGTAGATGAAGACAAAGTATGGGATTTTGTAGATACCTACAAGCAAAGGTACCGTACAATATCCAAGATAAAAACAGAGCTTTTGCCAGAGGCACAAAAAGCAGTTGAACTTGCAAGTACATTCGCAACACTTGGAATTGTTACTACAAAGACAGGTCTTTACTCACAAGAATTAATGGAGCATTTTGGAATTATGCATCACTTTAAAGTGTTGATCGGTCGTGAACATGTTGAATTCCCTAAACCTGATGCTGAGCCTATATATAAAGCTTTGGAAAAACTGCCAAAAGATGATAATATATGGATGATAGGTGATACGGAACTAGATCTGATCTCTGCTAGAAATGCTAGAGTTGGTGCCATAGGTGTTTTAGGCGGTTATGGAACTAAACAGAGTTTAGAGGCGTACACAAATAAAATATTTAAAAATGCATATGAAGCGGTGGAATATCTAAAAACAAAATAG
- a CDS encoding cation:proton antiporter: protein MHGVGFSTLIFVVFAFLVGALVKTLMRNSRMPYTVVLLLIGLFIGFLDHLSFFANHSMASEIVHQVGTIDPHLILFLFLPTLIFESAYSMESHLFFRILPQIALLAVVGLVISMVLSALAVHWLLSWSFGVALLFGALISATDPVAVVALLKEKSSRKRLETLIEGESLLNDGTAIVFFSLFYGFAIGSSVEVNALSVVGEFIWVVLAGLIVGLVVAWSSLWVIGKLVDQPLIEITLSVVAAYITFVIAESLHVSGVVALVALALMYSTIGRTKISPEISHFLHQFWEMLAYLANTLIFLIVGIVIISTAKFDSAELWITLIVLYVVLVVIRSISVIVLMPVLERIGVGITREKATVLVWGGLRGAVSLALALTIVQDTNIPEALREQILFLTAGIVFLTIVINGSTMEYLLKLLKLDRFPPAKEASIIKAEKSITAQMKEYFKTLVHNPFFDKIKMDSLDNYIEEFDTNHKIKNVDEEEIDIAFMRRLLEIERSDYWRQFEEGRIGRHATTILSKSVESALDNSPSIYPRPVLEELFKIPEPPRWLSNVPLMGVSIDGWILTHLSLSYDIARGFVEAQEEIRLHIKKLQPSEDIAKQVEDMVDKNISKAFAFVRELNKIYPELITKLQSLSARRLLLNHERYLIWKMEHDGVLESSEAGHLIDKIEKQM from the coding sequence ATGCATGGTGTCGGTTTTTCTACTTTAATATTTGTAGTTTTCGCATTTTTAGTTGGCGCACTTGTAAAAACTCTTATGAGAAACTCACGTATGCCCTACACTGTGGTGTTATTACTGATCGGACTCTTTATAGGTTTTCTTGATCACTTGAGTTTTTTTGCAAATCATTCAATGGCTTCTGAGATTGTTCATCAAGTCGGGACAATTGATCCACATCTTATTTTATTTCTTTTCCTTCCAACTTTGATTTTTGAGTCTGCTTATTCAATGGAATCACATCTGTTTTTTAGAATACTTCCGCAAATTGCACTGCTTGCCGTAGTAGGTCTTGTTATATCAATGGTGCTTAGCGCACTAGCAGTTCATTGGCTCTTGTCTTGGAGTTTTGGAGTAGCACTTCTTTTTGGAGCACTTATAAGTGCAACTGACCCTGTTGCAGTTGTAGCACTTTTAAAAGAGAAAAGCTCACGTAAACGTTTAGAGACTTTGATTGAGGGTGAATCACTTTTGAACGACGGTACTGCGATCGTCTTTTTCTCGCTTTTTTACGGTTTTGCAATCGGTAGCAGTGTTGAGGTAAATGCTCTTAGTGTAGTTGGTGAGTTTATATGGGTTGTTTTAGCGGGACTTATAGTTGGACTTGTTGTTGCATGGAGTAGTTTATGGGTTATTGGAAAACTAGTTGACCAACCTCTTATAGAGATAACACTCTCCGTAGTTGCAGCATATATAACATTCGTTATAGCAGAATCACTTCACGTAAGTGGAGTTGTGGCATTGGTTGCGCTCGCACTTATGTACTCAACCATAGGAAGAACAAAAATCTCTCCCGAGATATCTCACTTTCTTCATCAGTTTTGGGAGATGCTGGCTTATCTTGCAAACACACTTATCTTTCTTATTGTTGGTATAGTGATCATCTCAACTGCTAAATTTGATTCAGCAGAGTTGTGGATAACTCTTATAGTGTTGTATGTAGTGCTTGTTGTTATACGTTCTATATCTGTGATCGTACTAATGCCTGTTTTGGAGAGAATAGGTGTGGGGATTACCAGAGAGAAAGCCACTGTTTTGGTTTGGGGTGGTCTTAGAGGTGCAGTCTCACTTGCACTTGCTCTTACAATAGTTCAAGATACCAACATTCCAGAAGCCTTACGTGAGCAGATACTCTTCTTAACTGCGGGTATAGTGTTCTTAACTATTGTAATTAACGGTTCAACTATGGAGTATCTTCTTAAACTACTTAAGTTAGACAGGTTTCCACCCGCAAAAGAAGCTTCGATTATTAAGGCTGAAAAAAGTATAACCGCCCAGATGAAAGAGTATTTTAAAACACTTGTTCATAATCCTTTTTTTGACAAAATTAAAATGGATTCTCTGGATAATTATATAGAAGAGTTCGATACAAACCATAAAATAAAAAATGTAGATGAAGAAGAGATTGACATAGCATTTATGAGAAGACTCTTGGAGATTGAACGCAGCGATTATTGGAGACAGTTCGAAGAGGGTCGTATAGGTCGTCATGCTACCACTATACTATCAAAGTCTGTTGAGAGTGCACTTGATAACTCACCATCAATTTATCCAAGACCTGTTTTAGAGGAATTGTTTAAAATACCTGAACCTCCAAGGTGGCTAAGTAATGTACCTCTAATGGGTGTATCTATTGATGGATGGATTTTAACCCACCTCTCATTAAGTTATGATATTGCGCGTGGATTTGTAGAGGCGCAAGAAGAGATACGTTTACACATAAAAAAGCTTCAGCCAAGTGAAGATATAGCAAAACAGGTAGAAGATATGGTTGATAAAAATATCTCAAAAGCTTTTGCATTTGTCAGAGAATTGAATAAAATTTACCCTGAGCTTATCACAAAACTTCAATCACTCTCAGCAAGAAGGTTACTTTTAAACCATGAGCGTTATTTAATATGGAAAATGGAGCATGATGGTGTTTTAGAGTCTTCTGAAGCTGGACACCTAATTGATAAAATAGAGAAACAGATGTAA
- a CDS encoding pyruvate flavodoxin oxidoreductase subunit gamma has translation MLEIRWHSRAGQGAVTGAKGLADVISTTGKHVQAFAFYGSAKRGAAMTAYNRVDDKVIMNHEKYMEPDYVFVIDPALVFTSDVTINHKDTTKYIITTHLSTEELIKEQPKLEGKEVYTVDCIKIAQETIGRPIPNTPMLGAFMKISGMYDIEFFKDSMQRILKKLPQKIIDANMVAIQRAYDEVK, from the coding sequence ATGCTAGAAATTAGATGGCATAGCCGTGCTGGACAGGGTGCTGTAACAGGTGCTAAGGGGTTAGCAGATGTTATTTCGACAACTGGTAAGCATGTTCAAGCATTCGCATTTTATGGGTCTGCAAAACGTGGAGCTGCTATGACAGCGTATAATCGTGTTGATGATAAAGTGATTATGAATCACGAAAAATATATGGAGCCGGATTACGTTTTCGTAATTGACCCTGCTTTAGTATTTACATCAGACGTTACTATAAACCACAAAGATACTACAAAGTATATCATTACTACTCACTTATCAACTGAGGAATTAATTAAAGAGCAACCTAAATTAGAAGGGAAAGAAGTTTATACAGTTGACTGTATTAAAATAGCTCAGGAAACTATTGGTCGTCCTATTCCAAATACTCCAATGCTTGGAGCATTTATGAAGATTTCTGGTATGTATGATATAGAGTTTTTTAAAGATAGTATGCAAAGAATTCTTAAAAAACTACCGCAAAAAATTATCGATGCGAATATGGTTGCAATCCAACGCGCATATGATGAAGTGAAATAG
- a CDS encoding 4Fe-4S dicluster-binding protein → MANKGWDEFEIGAMLRSFDGKAADVIAETHQEDRNYSASNSFTASVADWRILKPVFNKDFCIDCQFCWVYCPDMSIISRDKKMVGVDMDHCKGCGICVEVCPTNPKSLLMFDEHVDEETEIAQWPAKDEEKK, encoded by the coding sequence ATGGCAAATAAAGGATGGGATGAATTTGAAATCGGAGCTATGCTTCGCTCATTTGATGGTAAAGCGGCAGATGTAATTGCTGAAACTCACCAAGAAGATCGTAACTATTCTGCAAGTAACTCATTTACTGCGAGTGTTGCAGACTGGAGAATTTTAAAGCCTGTATTTAACAAAGACTTTTGTATAGATTGTCAATTTTGTTGGGTATATTGTCCGGATATGTCTATCATTTCTCGTGATAAGAAAATGGTTGGTGTAGATATGGATCACTGTAAAGGGTGTGGTATCTGTGTTGAGGTTTGTCCTACAAACCCTAAATCACTTTTAATGTTCGACGAGCATGTGGACGAAGAGACTGAAATAGCTCAGTGGCCTGCTAAAGATGAGGAGAAAAAATAA